TGGGAATCTTGTTTGTCCTGCAATCCTCAGCTGGCTTCACCTTTGTCCTGATTGCAACGAAACCATCCGCCGCAGCTGTTTCTTCTGTTTTCTTATGCTCCAGTTTACGCTTGCTTCGGCTGATTTCATCTCCAGGAAAGCTTTCGTCTGTGACAGCTGAACCAATACCACCAGAACTAACGGTGAGTGTGCGGTGTTCGATGCCAGTTTCATCAGTATCAGCTATGACTTTACTATGGGAATTGACTGGTAGTTTGCTGTGTTCAATGCCATCTTCTAGGAAACCTTCTTCAGTATCTGCTGCTAAACTCATACTACCACAGTTAACGGGCAGTTTGTTGTGTTCGATCACCTGACCTGCTGGGGGATTTTCTCGAGTTTCAGCTATACTGATGACATCGTGATCTGCAGGTAGCTCACTGTATCCGACTGcgccttcatggatatgttcgaTGTGAGGCAAGCCTGCAGCATTGCAATTTGACAGAGGCTGCACTGCATTTCTCTGTACAGCCGACACCACCCGAGTTTCAGATTCATTAGCTTCATCACAATCCTTGAGAAAACCTGCTCCAAACAATTTTCGCAGACTTCGCTTAGGCTTCTCACTACCCGCTAGGCCTTTACTAGGAAAATTATCCGGCAGGTTGCTATGTTCAATGCCATCTTCTAGGCTAGTATCTGCTGCTAAACTAGTACCACCACAATTAACTGGCTGTTTGCTGTAGTTGGTCTGCTGACCTCCTGGGGGATTTACTTGAGTTTCAGCTATACAAGTGCTCTCACTATCCGTCCGCAACTCGCTGTCGTCAATTGCGCCTTCATGGCTGCGCTTTCTATTCTGTAAGCCTATCCAGTTGCAGTTCCAATGAGGATCCACTGCACTTCTCAGCACAGGCGACACTGCCTGACTTTCAGTTTGAGGAGCTTCATCATGGTTGTCTAAAGAACCTGCTCCAAACAACCCTCGTAGACTTTGCTTAGTTTTCTCAGCATCTGATGGACCTTTACTGCAAGAATCAACTGGCAGGTTGCAGTGTTCAATTTCATCTTctaggaaaccttcttcaataCCAGCTAAACTAGTACCACGGCAATTAACTGGAAGTTTTCTGTGGTCAATCTCCAAACCTCCTGCTGGGTTTTCTTGTGTTTCAGCTATACAAGTACTCTCACTATCCAGCTCGCTGTATTCAACTATGCCTTCATGGCTGCGCTTTCCATTCCTTAAGCCTATCCAGTTGCAGTCCCATGGAGGATCCACTGCACTTCTCAGCACAGGCAACACCACTCGACTTTCAGTTTGAGTTTCAGCTATACAAGTGCTCTCACTATCAGTCGGCAGCTCGCTGTATTCCACCATGCCTTCATGGCTGCGCTTTGTATTCTGTAAGCCTACCCAGTTGCGGCTCCACGGAGGATCCACTGCACTTCTCTGCACAGGCGACACAACCTGACTTTCAGTTTGAATACCTTCTTCATGGTCGTCCAGAAAACCTGACCCAAACAGCCCCCGCAGGCTTTGCTTCCTTTTCATGCCCTTTTCCACCGTGCTCCTACAAATCGGAAGGATATCTTCTCTGGCAGAAACCTCAACAGGTTCAGCTTGGCTCCCAAAACAGCCCCCCTTCAAATCAGTACTGCCATCCCGAGGGGCTTGCTTCAGAAATGAATGCCCAGCCACCCGGAACTGGATCCCAGCACGCACAATTCAGAAAATTTAATCGGTGATAATACACTTGGGATAAGGTAGCAAGAGAAGAAGCAACTTCGGTGCAATCTGATAAACATAAATCAGCAATTCTTTTACCTCCAACGGGTCTTGGGTCTCGCTGCCGTTGTCGACGGCAGGAGGGTCAACAGCCAGCTCCGGCACCTCCGGCGACTCGTACTGGTAACTCGAGAACCAGTTCCTGATGTCCGGCGGCTCTGACGAAAAACACCGAATACAACATGAGCACGCTTCAGAGATCTAAAATCGGAACAGCAGAGAGGATGTAATTCATGAGGGGAGTAGAGTGCACCCACGGGAAGGGAACGAGAAGGGATACAGGCTGCACCCGCGGGCCTGCAAGAACAGCGTACTCCGGTGAGACCGACGACGGGCCGATTGCGCCGTACCGCAGGCAAACGAAACGGCGGAACAGAAGCAAGGAGCGGAGACAGGAGGAGAGCCTCGCGAAGAAGCATACCTGGGTTTGGGTGGCGGATTCGTCGGGGAcgtcggccatggcggaggtgggGAGGAAGCGAGCGGCGGGGATCGACGGGCGTGTCCCCGAGAGGAAGAGACTCTTGTTTTGGCTTTGCTTTGGACTCGGAGAGTCAAATTCCGAAGAACCCGGGAAGAAGGGCTCCCGAAAAAGGGTGAGCCCGCGCAATACGGAGCGGGAGCTTTTCGTTTTGGCGCTACGGGCTGAATGGGCCCAACAGCCCAGAAAAGGTTCACCGGGCTGTTCTTAGGCCTAGTTTCCCAAACACGAAAAATGGAAGCCTGCAATAAACACCGAGCAAACTTTGCCGTTTACTAGCAGGAACATCGCTATTTGACTCAGTATAAACTATTTGAAATAAGAAAACGTAAAATTTCAACAAAAAAGCTCCTTGCTAGCTCGGGCATCAGTTGATTAAAAAAACTCGGGCATCAGTTGAGCATTGAACCTTTGACCTCTCGTAGTTGACCGCATTGActtttcaaaaatttaaaaagttcattgattttgaaaaacaattcacAATTTTGGGAAAACATTCGTCGATATAGGAAAAAGTTcttcaaatttcaaaaaagttcaaaaatccTAAAATCGATTTTTAATTTTCttaacaaatttgaaaaaattcataagtttctaaaaaagttcaccaatttttttaaaaaaaatcatctacTTTGAAaggagttcatcaattttgaaaaaagttcattgctttcatgaaattaaaaaaaatagTTCATCCACTTTGAaaacagctcatcgattttggaaaaGAGCTCACAAAATTGAGCTCATTTAGCAAAAGAAAAaagtaaacaaaaaataaataagaaataaGAAACCTAACAAAACCgttccaaaaaagagaaaaaaggaacaagcaaaaatgaaaaatgaaagaagaaacgaaaaaagaaaaaagaaaaaagaaagaggaaagaagaagaaaagtaaaGAAGATGTAAGTAAACCCATCAGATAAGGGTGGCGTGTTGGCTACTATAGCGTACATCGACAAGGAAGTCGCCGGTTCAAATAATGCAAGCGGATTGATGGGGTGTGGCTGTTTACTAAATGTAATATAAGGCggctgaagcgccaaataggaaatgcctaGTTTCCGTTTGTTGTCAACGGGTGTGTCTCGTGGACAAATAACCCCCTGAAGTCAATTTTGGTACAATTTTAACCGTGAAATCTCTAAAACCGGATAAATCTGTCCCTTGAGTTGTTTTGTTATGATTTAGATTGTTTTCAGACATATGACATCATCTTCCTTCTTTCTCCCTTTCTCCTGCTTGTAATTCATCCGACCACCATGGAAGTCGCCTCGGGGCTATATAGCTCGCCCTCGGGTGCCCTAGCCCCCTCTATCCCCTCCCTTTGCCTCTCGCAGCATAAATCACAGAGCCCGCACGCGCCCGTGTTGCAATCATTGCCGCCATCCTAGGCATCCACACGGCCACCGGCCACCTTGAGCCACGCCGCCATGTCAAAAAGCTTCGTTGCACCTCCCTCATTTACTTTGAGAAAGCGATTGGAGCGAATCATCCCCAAATTACAGTCTGGATGTCGTCTTTGGGCTGCCACCATTATGGCTGATTCCCTAGCATCAACGAGCTCTGGCGCCTCTGCCGCGTTCCCTGAGCTACCTCTGGTGTTCCTAACGCTCCTGGAACCTCCTGATAAGACCATCGACCCAGAGCTCTTCCATCCATGATGCAGTGCTCCGATGGTTGCCGCAACCTTCCATAGTGTCGTTGCCGTCCTCCCCGACCTGGTGTGCAAGCCCAGGTTAGATCCTCTTTGTTGCAACGAGATCCCCTAGTCTAGTTGCCAGAGCTGTGCATATCAACCGTAGAGGCAGAACCCATGTGCTCCTTTCTCGCTCTTCTTCGACCAGACTGCGTCCATAATTTGCTCGCATGGCTAACCTATTATGTTAACCCGCCTCTAATTGATGAACCAGGGATATTAATGATCCACTGATGGTCGCCCAAGCGGAATAGCGGATCGGAGCAGACACGGTGCCTACCGTCGTCGGGTCGGCGCTCGGCAGCTCCATCCAGCGCCTACGTCCTCTAGTGGGCACCCACCCCTCCCGCCTTCAAGCTAATCCATGTACTCATTCCGGTCCTAGCCGTACCCACGCCACATAAGCTACATCTCATCCTGCACCACTCTTTCGCCCTTGTCGATTCCACCCACTTCAGTGAGTTTTGCGCCATGCCCACCATGTGTTTCTGTCTGGGTCTGTGTAGGACTTAACTTTAGTGGAGAGATGTGGAGGACAACATCATTTCCCCAAACCACCTAAATCATAGCAAAACTTCTCAAGGGGCAATTTACCCAATTTCAGAGACCTAAATCGTAGCAAAAACGACTTCAGGGGGATATTTGTCCACTGAGCCACATTTGAGGGTCAAAAATGGACTTGCAACAAGGATATTTATTTATTGGCAATCATACTAACAATGCCACGGAAGTTACGGTTAGATCGTCAATGAAATCAAGCTTAGATCAGAAAACTTCAAATGTATCTTTAGTTTTGAAGGTCAAGCTTCTAATTTTGAAGTTCATTCGCTAGCCAAGCTCTCCCATTCGTTAGATTGGGTCTTCATGTTTGCTTGGGCCAACCCATGATCCTATTTGTATTCCAAACTTTGTAGTCTTTGAGTAATAAATTCTTGGCTTCCCTAAAAAAACTAACAATGTCGAGTTATTAAGCATCATAGTATTGCCTCAAAAAATATTAAGCATCATAGTGTGTTTCTTGCTGCATGTATGCCATGGACTTCAAAACTTTGAAGACTTGTAAGAAGAGGGAGAGGAAAGCAGCAAGATGTCCCCCCGAGTTGCTGGAAGAGCTTGTTCTCGAGATCATTTTTCGGCTGCCAGTGAAGTCCCTCCTACGGTTCAAGTCTGTCAGCAAGGCCCGGGGCGCAACCATCTCCGACCCCATGTTCGCCCGCTTCAACAACCTGGAAGATGAGACGTTCTACGCCGTTCTTCTACCGGATACCTTTGTCATTGGGTCGTGCACTCGATGAATCCTTTCTGTTGGACGTACGTGATGCAGCAGGGCAAGCTGTGCCTAGCTAAAAGGTTTTACCAGGAGTGGGTGGAAGTGGGGATCTGGATCCTGGTTGAAGATGATGCTACAGTGAACTCGTGATGGAAGCATCGTTACTCTCTGTATATTAGGTCTGGTCCAACCAATGTCACTTCTTCCAGGGGCGCAATCATGGTACGGGCTGGTACCAATTTCTACTGCTACGAGCTAGAGACAGCTTCTAACCCAAAGCTGGCCAATGTGTGTGCGTTGGAAGGGCTAAGATACGAGCATCAGAGGGGACGTGCTACTAAGCAGAATATCTGTTTCTTCAACGTAATGTCCTACGTGGGAAGTCTTGTTCGAATTGCATCTTAGCCGGCCCAACTTTGATGGCCGTGTTTCGGCTTCGGATAAGCTTATGCTCGTTATCTTTACCTAGTGTTAAAGGTTGTTTGGACTTGTTTGGAAAATTGCAATAAAAACACTAAAGGATATCTGCTTGGTTGTAATCTTTATTGTCCTTTATTTTTCAACCATGGTATTGACAGATTTAATATATGTCCTTGGCTTTCTTgtaaaggaaaaaaaaacagcaacgGAGAAGCATTTtgactcgtatgaaccataacaaTAAACCATTATTTGATTAAAAAAAAGGTGGTGACTTGTATGAACTCACCTCTTTAGGTAAAAATCGGCGAAATCGTGTTGGTTTCGCGTATAAAGGTTCTTGGAAATTTTATTGACAACACTACAAAGGATCTATCTACCATCTCATCAAATTTTGAATTCAGATTTGATCCACACAATTAGAAACATAAAACGACAAATTCTACCCTCATTCCATAATGTAATGCATATAGATTTTTGAAAAATCAAACCTCACAAACTTGGATCAAgtttgtggagaaaaacatttacatataGAATACCAAACATGTATCATTAGATTtcataagatgtagtttcatatttaTATATTTTGTATTGTACATATAAATAGTTTCCTCTATAAAGTTGGCCaaaatttgtgaagtttgacttttcAAGAAAATCTATACGCACTTACGGAACGAAGAGAGTAATTTTTTTTAACGAAAATGCTGATGGAGCAGCTTTTCATTGATATTGGGGGGGTAATATAGAGTTTAGTTACAGCAGTTTTACATGTGCAGTCCTCCACTAAGTGGACATGCCTCCTCTTTCGCCTGAACTAAGCTCTCCTAGTCTGGTTCTCTTGGTCTGTTGAGGAGGGAGATGGCCTTGCCTCGTCCCGCCCTCTGCCATACCGTTGCTTCTTCAATCATCCGTTCCACCACCGTCGTCTGCGGCGATGGTTGGTTTCTGAAAATCCTTGCGTTGCGTTCGTTCCATATCGACCACCAAACCAGCTGCACGAGTGCGCTGCATGGCTTCTTTGCTGGTGCCGTAAGGATGCCATTGGACTGCTCGATCCAAAGCATCAGGGAGGTTGTGGTGGTGGAGGGAGCGAGGCCTGGATGAAGGTTGCAGCGAGCAATGATGTCGTGCCAAATTCGGATGGAGACGGGACAGGAAGCAAGCAGGTGCACGACATCCTCCATTGGCCCATTGCAGAGAGAGCAAGACGGGTTGTGAGGCCAGCCTTTCCTCGCAAGAACATTGGACGTGTTGCAGCGTCCCAGCAGAGCCAACCATGCAAAAAGCTTGCATTTGCCCGGTGCATCCGATTTCCAAAGGAACGCAGCCCACAAAGGCCGAGTGCAGCCCTCAAACTGAATTTTGTAAGCCGATCTCGCCGTGTACATGCTGTTTCCTGTCCATTTCCACTGAACTCGATCGGGCTCTTGAGTTAACTGAATATTTTGTGTTTCCTCCCACAGTTTCAGGAACTCCCTCGTCGCCTGTGCAGAGAGGTTGGCTTTGAGGTGTCGGATCCATCTGTTGTTCTCCAATGCTTGTGCAACGGTGAGGTTTTTCCTGGTGCAATGCTGGAACAGCGCTGGGAAGGCGTCGTGGAGGGTGATGCCCTTACACCACGGCTCCTTCCAAAAGAGAATGCGGTCACCCTTGCCCAGCTGGAAGTGAACAGATGCGTTGAACAGGGATCTGACCGTGTGGTCGATAGGCAAATCCAGCCCCTGCCATGCCTTGTTGCCGTCGTTCCATGAGAGCCATAGCCACCTCATCCGTAGGGCGTGACTTTGGGCTGTCAGGTTGATGATTCCGAGCCCTCCGAAATCCTTTGGCCGACAAACAGTACCCCAGTTTACCAGGCATTTTCCTCCAGCCGCCACTTCACTGCCCTCCCAAAGGAATCCACGACGAACCTTGTCGATCAGCTTAGCCAGCCAAGCAGGTAATATCAAGGCTAGCATTTGGAAGATCGGCATCGCCGAGAGCACGGTCCTTACCAAGTCCAGCCGACCATCAAGGGAAAGAAATGCAAGCTTCCAGCCCTTCATCCTTGCAATGAGCTTGTCGCAGATCGGCTGTAGGTCATTCTTCTTCAGTTTCTTGTCCGTCAGTGGCATAACGAAGAGAGTATTAAGTAGCACATGCCCTTAAAAAAGACCTTGCAAAAACAAGGCATTTATGCTTCCATAATATATTTGGACCAGGATTGGTATTTAAAGAAGCTTTTTCCTTGCATTCGATGCAGAAGAAGCACACTACATATGGTGGTATAGGTTTCGGCATCCAACACCAAGGGTGTttcgcaaaagaaaagaaaaaaactactccTGCAATGAAGTCTGCAAAGTCTGTTATCGATAAGGAAGTTAAGCTGCTTACCAGCAACCCCCAGGTTAAGTTTGTGTAGTAATGGATTGGCAGAAGATATGCCCGAAATGGGATGCAGTGTTAATCTGAAAAAGACAGAAGATCTGCAGCGATTAGATTCATTTCAGGTACTATGCAAATGTCAATCATTTCGTCTTCACCACCAGGGTTCATATCAAGTTTAAGTTTAGAAAGCCAGACATGTTCTTCATGATTTTGATCTCACAAGATGGAGAGGAACATGACATGGAAGGCGATGGTTATGCACAACAATTTCCTGATTTGTATGTCCAAACTGGTGTACAGTGTCATAGATTATACACTTATACTTACTTTTCTGTCTCACACATTTAGAGTTTAGTTTTCCTTTCTGTTACTTAATAGAATTCATGATTATAGATACCAAATGTGTAGGCATCTCCTGGTTGTCCCTTCTGACACTCCTCTTCAGGCTGTAGTTTATATCATATATATCTTGCTTTCGCAATGAATTCTTTTTTATGTTACCCGAACAATGGCCAATTGAGTTGATGTATGATTTAGACTCCCGGCCTTCAGTTCTTATGACAGTTCTATCATAATGGTCGTGGCCTAGATACTCTCTGCTAATGACCTGGGATTTGTGTTGATTCGTAGTGGGCTTATCATTGGAAGCGTCCTTTGCTCATGTCAGGCACCGACAAACAATACAAGCAACTAGTACTGTGGCTTGATCGAAGAGGAGCCATATATACATaccagcactagtagaaaaaggatcaaATGTTCACCTCATTActcccggtttgtatttgagccggcactaatgtgaccaataGTGCCGGTTctaacggctaggcgggcggcgctcattagtaccggttcgtggcgaacctttagtaccggttcgtgccacgaaccggtactaaagaggtggtggcctttagtacgggttggtggctccaaccggtactaaagacccccccctttagtaccggttggagccaccacccggtaatAAAGGTGGTGCGCTCccacccgcagtgcacaatgtttagtcccacctcgctagttgagaggagctcgcaccggtttataagccccgccgcggctaccgtgtcgagctcctctctaagcaggcctttgtgggcctattgcaagtcttctgccctgtggggcctactgggccgtacggACCTGCATCCTGGCCtaactagaggttgggtttctagtcgtatgcaggccgtgccggcccagtaggcgggcCGTTTTTGCTTTATTTCAGGAAAAAaatgggactaaaggtcccccagaccacggcgcgcctcgtgccacgtgatgggcctttggtcccggttcgtgcagaaccggtactaaagggggacctttagtccccatcCTTTAGTGACGGTTATGCACTAGTGTAGTAAATTAAGCACGTCATTTAAATATGTGTGCAAAGTTCAATTTATGGATACGCTGCTTGCTCCCTTCAAACATGGTACCTTCGCATGTAAAGCTTGATCGAGTTCATTATTGTAGCCATTCTGTTTTGTATATATGTTGCCTGAAATAATGGGTTTAGTCCTGTATATAAAGCTTTACATGCATGCTTAGTATTAGTATCCCGTACTACACTCAGCTTACTTTGCAACTTCTTGAAAATTTCCAACTTCTCCCTGACATGATTAGTGCGCGCGTTGCGGACGCTCTGCCAGTGTGTGTACCTTGACCAGTTACATGCATGAATGGATAACCTTAGGCAAGTGAAACTTTTCCTACATTGGTATATAGTGATGGTTCTAGAAATCAGTGGTACATTCAATGGTAGTGTAGATCGTACTGTATCTGCGAATCCCACAATTTTCAGCCCTCTGATTGACTCTATCAATGACTCACGTTGCTTTTTGGTTTTGAGATCCAAACATTTAAAACTCGTACACTATAGAGTAGTATGGAAATGACTAAAAAACTATCTTCAATATTCATCAAAACAGTTTATTTTCTTCTGGACAACAGAGCTGCGCTGCACCCCTTGAGTAATTTATTATAACATATACAGCAATGGGTGGTCAAAGATGAAATCATTCTTGAGAACTGACAATAAGTCATCCGAGGAATTCACAAGTCAGTTCTCAGAAGTCAACCAACCTGACTCGTTGCCCTGAATATTTGTGTTGTCTATTTGCAACTCAAAAGGTTACTGGAAGTTTCTTATCCAGATGTCACGTTTTTTTAGATCCCTTCTATGCACATAACACAGCAGACTACTACATCTGCACTATGTTGTGTGTGCGTGCGTCCTGTGCTAGGCTGAGCTGTGGTATTGCTTAGTAGGGCCACAAGTTTTGCATTGACAACCTAACTCGTTGGTTTTCAGTGACACCCTGTGTTTGACACTGCTAGGATGTATCCCAACCTCTATTGCTCACGTGTGAAGACGTTTTTCGACACGGCAGGAAAAAGTGACTACAAAAATTGGCCTTTTTGTTTGTGAATCCCTGTTAGATATCTGTTGACTACAAATAAGTCAGGTCTTCTTAATGACTGAAGATATAAACACAtggtactacctccgtttcagtttataagtcctgcgcgtatacttaggttgccaattttatcaccctaatataaactatataacataaaaattatatcttttgaaagtagaaactccgaagtttatgttggtatattttttgtaatatatgacttgtattaggttggtcaaattaacgacctaggggtacgcgcacgccctgtaaactgagagagaggtagtataATCTTGGTCGAGATGATGATATAGACATCTAAAACACTATTAAGGAAGAACATCGGTGCCTACCTAGATTTTCACCTGTAATTAATATGGTTATTTCATAGCACACACGtactgctggaattttgtctattttgggcttagcccaatagcagtttcagaaattcctaataaatcctagaggcacacgcagcccattcgtgcaaggcatgaggtggaacaaaagtttagtcccacatttctagtttagagggagttggacctctttataaggaagACTCTTTCTCCACATGTATAAGGATGAGaataagagggacatccacgcgcgctcctcctccgccgcccgccgcaccgcgccgctctaagtttttgccacgcacgacgggtatacgaaaggtcacgcgtgagctgaaacgttttctgtagtggacactgaattcgaacggcgcgcctcttcggccgctgcctgttcgcttcgtctccctccgttgcttcacctcccgtcgcaacctgttcgcgtccctctcctgtgcctataaaagggaggtcgctcctcccagagagacacaccagaacaACGCAACCCTCTCGCCTCCAAGTTCCTGACCACTGAGCTACTGCTacgatcttcctcatcccggcttgcggcgtgcaccgcaggtcgggacagtaggcctccgaaaccgcacctctttgagtcctgtacgggagaagggtgataaggtttttggggagcgctccgtgTGACTACTGACTTCCTCATCACGGACTCctacgactacttccccgacgacgacttcttccccgacgtcgacaacctcatcaaCGACATGGCTAGAGAGGATGTcaaccccaagtccagtgcttctgctgctgatgtcccgtacgtgttcttgctgTTTCTGTTAGAAGTCATGCCACAGTTCTTTGCTCTAGTCtctgccctacatatgttaggttctacttcatatatgaaacttgtcctactgtctgttctagatgtgtttagttcaagttcatatatgcagatgctatttaccttctctctgtcagattgcatggctt
This region of Triticum aestivum cultivar Chinese Spring chromosome 2D, IWGSC CS RefSeq v2.1, whole genome shotgun sequence genomic DNA includes:
- the LOC123054517 gene encoding uncharacterized protein, with the protein product MADVPDESATQTQARGCSLYPFSFPSQPPDIRNWFSSYQYESPEVPELAVDPPAVDNGSETQDPLEFRVAGHSFLKQAPRDGSTDLKGGCFGSQAEPVEVSAREDILPICRSTVEKGMKRKQSLRGLFGSGFLDDHEEGIQTESQVVSPVQRSAVDPPWSRNWVGLQNTKRSHEGMVEYSELPTDSESTCIAETQTESRVVLPVLRSAVDPPWDCNWIGLRNGKRSHEGIVEYSELDSESTCIAETQENPAGGLEIDHRKLPVNCRGTSLAGIEEGFLEDEIEHCNLPVDSCSKGPSDAEKTKQSLRGLFGAGSLDNHDEAPQTESQAVSPVLRSAVDPHWNCNWIGLQNRKRSHEGAIDDSELRTDSESTCIAETQVNPPGGQQTNYSKQPVNCGGTSLAADTSLEDGIEHSNLPDNFPSKGLAGSEKPKRSLRKLFGAGFLKDCDEANESETRVVSAVQRNAVQPLSNCNAAGLPHIEHIHEGAVGYSELPADHDVISIAETRENPPAGQVIEHNKLPVNCGSMSLAADTEEGFLEDGIEHSKLPVNSHSKVIADTDETGIEHRTLTVSSGGIGSAVTDESFPGDEISRSKRKLEHKKTEETAAADGFVAIRTKVKPAEDCRTNKIPKVSTGRENTTLQENRCISGTTPLGQGSTRSPLSDRTNISEVAGAPSQEISGKWKHPRKGKPSVGPPMIQLRLEQWVRRV